A section of the Microbacterium sp. MM2322 genome encodes:
- a CDS encoding glycoside hydrolase family 6 protein, with product MAPRKLRMPPARLLVPVAIVVALVLVLVLIGFVGGAVTRGIHALTAQPPHVGTTIIAPTQAKAAASARDLTGDEKDAADYLAAQPTAYWLTPEQDPIGTAGGTVLDLIAQARDQNRSVALVVYGLPGRDCGNHSAGGLSEEDYPVWLGEISAALDTAPEVQKIVALEPDSIALSQECGNIAERARQLSTAVDELTTANTWIYIDGGHSNWLPPQQMADLIRQTGVIDRVRGFVTNVSNYQSSSDEFAYAASLSSLLGGAHAIVDTSRNGAATSDGEWCNPPGQLVGDPGGKFHDDVVDTNLWIKPPGESDGECAGGPAAGVYWPEAGVALTQGVR from the coding sequence GTGGCTCCCAGGAAGCTGCGGATGCCGCCGGCCCGCCTACTCGTCCCCGTGGCGATCGTCGTGGCCCTCGTCCTCGTCCTGGTGCTCATCGGATTCGTCGGCGGCGCTGTGACCCGCGGCATCCACGCCCTCACCGCTCAGCCCCCTCACGTGGGGACGACCATCATCGCGCCGACCCAGGCGAAGGCCGCCGCGTCCGCCCGCGACCTGACCGGTGACGAGAAGGATGCCGCCGACTACCTGGCTGCGCAGCCCACCGCCTACTGGCTGACCCCCGAGCAGGACCCCATCGGCACCGCCGGCGGCACCGTGCTCGACCTCATCGCGCAGGCGCGCGACCAGAATCGCTCCGTGGCCCTGGTGGTCTACGGTCTGCCCGGCCGCGACTGCGGCAACCATTCCGCGGGCGGACTGTCGGAGGAGGATTATCCCGTCTGGCTGGGTGAGATCAGCGCCGCGCTCGACACGGCGCCCGAAGTCCAGAAGATCGTCGCGCTCGAACCCGACAGCATCGCGCTCTCGCAGGAGTGCGGCAACATCGCCGAACGCGCTCGTCAGCTGAGTACCGCCGTCGACGAGCTCACGACCGCGAACACGTGGATCTACATCGACGGCGGTCACAGCAATTGGCTGCCGCCGCAGCAGATGGCCGACCTGATCCGCCAGACCGGAGTCATCGACCGCGTCCGTGGATTCGTCACGAACGTGTCGAACTATCAGTCCTCCTCCGACGAGTTCGCCTACGCCGCGTCGCTGTCGTCGTTGCTCGGCGGAGCGCACGCGATCGTCGACACCTCCCGCAACGGGGCCGCCACCTCCGACGGCGAATGGTGCAACCCGCCCGGTCAGCTCGTCGGCGACCCCGGCGGAAAGTTCCACGACGACGTCGTGGACACGAACCTCTGGATCAAGCCCCCCGGCGAGAGCGACGGCGAGTGCGCGGGCGGACCTGCAGCGGGCGTCTACTGGCCGGAGGCCGGAGTCGCCCTGACCCAGGGCGTGCGATGA
- a CDS encoding HAMP domain-containing sensor histidine kinase codes for MPTIESRWADSQLIGTRVRSVWQWQLIFTFSVVVITVAVGILDVALLATPGFLVGILVIIVSSIATLVTPWARTPKHAAFVLPVVDIVAIGFLTLSEPNLGYLWVFPIAWISNYYGTLEIVASLLAVALMNLADPTHWDFSPRVIVELLIILLALAFLAITISVGAQRIRAFRHLASNQARRLATTVHRVQSAEQRVNAMFDSISVALARVARGGEIISANATYRELYSLDTQDLRFPVGGAVEYSGYRGRALTPSETAVARAGRGEVVEQERLWLFDRSGTWRALSLSIRSAGPNSVGEETFVVELEDLTAGSEAARERPDLTRTVAHELRNPLTAILGHADLLIEGEPLTSAQQDHVDVIESASERMLTLIQGLLAQSTDADDPRARFDVAQLLAASIEAFEPAASASALTIDAVVAAPLEVDGDEFRLRQVIDNIVSNAIKYSNRGTLRVAAVIDDDGWVAVSIADEGIGMSPDDVERVFTPYFRAQTAQEGGVPGTGLGMGIARDIVESHGGSITVESALGRGTTVTVRLPAAGHGEGDDQ; via the coding sequence ATGCCGACGATCGAAAGCCGCTGGGCCGACAGTCAGCTGATCGGCACCCGCGTGCGGTCCGTGTGGCAGTGGCAGCTGATCTTCACCTTCAGCGTCGTCGTCATCACCGTCGCCGTCGGCATCCTCGACGTCGCACTCCTGGCAACGCCCGGTTTTCTCGTCGGCATCCTCGTCATCATCGTCTCCTCGATCGCGACGCTCGTGACCCCCTGGGCCCGCACCCCGAAGCACGCCGCTTTCGTCCTGCCCGTCGTCGACATCGTGGCCATCGGCTTCCTCACCCTCAGCGAGCCCAACCTCGGCTATCTGTGGGTCTTCCCGATCGCGTGGATCTCGAACTACTACGGCACTCTCGAGATCGTCGCGTCACTCCTGGCCGTCGCCCTCATGAACCTCGCCGACCCGACGCACTGGGACTTCTCGCCGCGGGTGATCGTCGAGTTGCTGATCATCCTCCTCGCGCTCGCGTTCCTCGCCATCACCATCTCGGTCGGCGCCCAGCGCATCCGCGCGTTCCGCCACCTCGCCAGCAACCAGGCCCGACGGTTGGCGACCACCGTCCACCGGGTGCAGTCCGCCGAGCAGCGCGTCAACGCGATGTTCGACTCGATCTCCGTGGCACTCGCCCGGGTCGCACGCGGCGGCGAGATCATCTCGGCCAACGCCACCTACCGCGAGCTGTACTCCCTCGACACGCAAGATCTGCGGTTCCCCGTCGGCGGCGCCGTCGAGTACTCGGGGTATCGCGGCCGGGCGCTCACGCCCTCCGAAACCGCCGTGGCGCGGGCCGGCCGCGGCGAAGTGGTCGAGCAGGAGCGCCTCTGGCTCTTCGACCGCAGCGGAACGTGGCGCGCCCTCAGCCTGTCGATCCGCTCCGCCGGGCCGAACTCCGTCGGCGAGGAGACGTTCGTGGTAGAACTCGAAGACCTGACCGCCGGCTCCGAGGCCGCCCGCGAGCGCCCCGACCTCACCCGGACCGTCGCCCATGAGCTGCGGAACCCCCTGACCGCGATCCTCGGGCACGCCGACCTCCTCATCGAAGGCGAGCCACTCACCTCCGCGCAACAGGACCACGTCGACGTCATCGAATCGGCCAGCGAGCGCATGCTCACCCTCATCCAGGGGCTCCTCGCCCAGTCGACGGATGCCGACGACCCCCGTGCCCGCTTCGACGTCGCCCAGCTGCTCGCCGCATCGATCGAGGCGTTCGAGCCCGCGGCATCCGCGTCGGCCCTCACGATCGATGCCGTCGTCGCCGCGCCGCTCGAGGTCGACGGCGACGAGTTCCGCCTGCGGCAGGTCATCGACAACATCGTCAGCAACGCCATCAAATACAGCAATCGCGGCACGCTGCGCGTCGCCGCCGTGATCGACGACGACGGGTGGGTCGCCGTCTCGATCGCCGATGAAGGCATCGGCATGTCGCCCGACGACGTCGAACGGGTTTTCACGCCCTACTTCCGCGCGCAGACCGCGCAGGAGGGCGGCGTGCCGGGCACCGGTCTCGGCATGGGCATCGCGCGCGACATCGTCGAGAGCCACGGGGGTAGCATCACCGTGGAGAGCGCTCTCGGACGCGGGACGACCGTCACGGTCCGTCTCCCCGCCGCCGGCCACGGAGAGGGGGACGACCAGTGA
- a CDS encoding sugar transferase: MATTMTIGSAGSDDTTARVRREEPVKHWRRTYARRLWASDLLVLIWVVFGTQIAWFGLGAADLAIRTNRVAGEISYWTFSAALILLWMLTLSLADTRDHRVIGAGSAEYARVARSSVTLFGVVAIVAFLTQVEVARGFLLISLPLGILILLFERWLWRQWLIAQRRSGAFSARVLLVGSRRSVVDIANELIRTPSAGYHVVGACVPGGMVADRVEGTDIPIIGSLSALSDAMTTTGADTVVVTSTDELPADKVKQISWGLEAGRQHLVLAPGIADIAGPRISSRPVAGLPLLHVETPRFSGGQRVVKRAMDVVAASLGVAVISPLLAFLAIAIRLSSPGPVLFRQKRIGHGGREFTMLKFRSMVTDAEDRLAALMEQERDAGNTVLFKMKNDPRVTPIGRIMRRLSLDELPQLFNVIGGSMSLVGPRPPLPREVELYGEHVHRRFLVKPGITGLWQVSGRSALSWEESVRLDLSYVENWTLVGDFVILVKTARAALAPGNTAF, translated from the coding sequence ATGGCGACCACGATGACAATCGGTTCGGCGGGCAGCGACGACACGACTGCGCGCGTTCGCCGCGAGGAGCCGGTGAAGCACTGGCGAAGGACGTACGCCCGACGCCTGTGGGCGAGCGATCTGCTGGTCCTGATCTGGGTCGTCTTCGGCACCCAGATCGCGTGGTTCGGGCTAGGCGCGGCCGACCTCGCCATCCGCACCAATCGCGTCGCCGGCGAGATCTCGTACTGGACTTTCTCCGCGGCGCTGATCCTTCTGTGGATGCTGACGCTCAGCCTCGCCGATACCCGAGACCACCGGGTCATCGGCGCGGGGAGCGCGGAGTACGCGCGCGTCGCGCGCTCGAGCGTCACCCTCTTCGGCGTCGTCGCGATCGTCGCCTTCCTCACCCAGGTCGAGGTCGCGCGAGGATTCCTCCTCATCAGCCTGCCCCTCGGCATCCTGATCCTGCTGTTCGAACGGTGGCTCTGGCGGCAGTGGCTCATCGCCCAGCGACGCAGCGGCGCCTTCTCCGCGCGAGTGCTTCTCGTGGGGTCGCGCCGGTCGGTCGTCGACATCGCGAACGAGCTCATCCGCACCCCGAGCGCCGGTTACCACGTCGTCGGAGCCTGCGTCCCCGGCGGGATGGTCGCCGACAGGGTCGAGGGCACCGACATCCCGATCATCGGCTCCCTCTCGGCATTGAGCGACGCCATGACGACGACCGGAGCCGACACGGTCGTCGTCACGAGCACCGACGAGCTCCCCGCCGACAAGGTCAAGCAGATCTCGTGGGGTCTCGAAGCCGGCCGGCAGCACCTCGTGCTCGCTCCCGGCATCGCCGACATCGCCGGCCCCCGCATCAGCAGTCGTCCCGTCGCGGGGCTCCCCCTCCTCCACGTCGAGACACCGCGTTTCAGCGGCGGCCAACGGGTGGTCAAACGCGCCATGGACGTGGTGGCCGCCTCGCTCGGCGTCGCCGTCATCAGCCCGCTCCTCGCCTTCCTCGCCATCGCCATCCGCCTGTCGAGCCCCGGCCCCGTGCTGTTCCGGCAGAAGCGGATCGGGCACGGCGGGCGCGAGTTCACCATGCTCAAGTTCCGCTCGATGGTGACCGACGCCGAGGACCGTCTCGCCGCCCTCATGGAGCAGGAACGGGATGCCGGCAACACGGTCCTCTTCAAGATGAAGAACGACCCGCGCGTCACCCCCATCGGCCGCATCATGCGCCGGCTCAGCCTCGACGAACTGCCTCAGCTGTTCAACGTCATCGGCGGGTCGATGTCGCTCGTCGGCCCCCGACCTCCGCTCCCCCGCGAGGTCGAGTTGTACGGCGAACACGTCCACCGCCGCTTCCTCGTCAAGCCCGGCATCACCGGGCTCTGGCAGGTCAGCGGCCGGTCGGCCCTGTCGTGGGAGGAGTCCGTGCGCCTCGATCTGTCGTACGTCGAGAACTGGACGCTCGTCGGTGACTTCGTCATTCTGGTCAAGACCGCGCGCGCCGCACTGGCCCCGGGGAACACCGCCTTCTGA
- a CDS encoding ATP-binding protein, whose translation MTTPTTAGKAPSAPSSRTRRWVFWTSTPIAIVALSLAGLTLQAPALPIAWWWPAAGACAWFALRAQRGERRWALVATFVATTIANALSGRPWPLALLFGLSNTIEIAVMLAVLGRGVDGFRLTTLTRGVRFVAAALAASAALGISIATAAALVTGAAFLPTAIVAFASHSSAIMLIGGLAILPPREAKVPQAIEIAVHAAIAAATLFLTFGPGGETSLSFLVFAVLAAGCLRFPLRTAIWQSLLICIASLLFTLSTGGAFGFDITASRTSPVNLVTFMSTVGVFTLLVSVARYESRANAALALSAAEERGEAERARAAALATQLDLQRQREDFATTTSHELRTPLTNIVGYTDLLLDTGLDDQQRGWLAKVRRGADRLTALVDGLIEARAPGAPDAVAVDSLISRIRAAHAGEAAARHASIFAAPSGLIARAHEADAERALSSLVSNAVTFAENGAVIITAARIDDDIWITVIDDGPGMTASTLRHAFDRFYRGPEAAGRESGGLGLGLGSARDLARRNGGDVTVSSDTGHGVSAVLRLPALTNDDT comes from the coding sequence GTGACGACACCCACGACAGCGGGGAAGGCGCCTTCCGCGCCGTCGTCGCGCACTCGGCGATGGGTGTTCTGGACGTCCACTCCGATCGCCATCGTCGCGCTCAGCCTCGCCGGCCTCACTCTGCAGGCACCGGCTCTTCCCATCGCCTGGTGGTGGCCCGCTGCGGGCGCGTGCGCCTGGTTCGCTCTGCGCGCACAGCGCGGCGAGCGCCGCTGGGCTCTCGTCGCCACCTTCGTCGCCACGACGATCGCCAACGCCCTCTCCGGCCGGCCCTGGCCGCTGGCTCTGCTGTTCGGCCTCTCCAACACCATCGAGATCGCCGTCATGCTGGCCGTGCTCGGGCGCGGCGTCGACGGTTTCCGCCTCACGACACTCACCCGTGGCGTGCGTTTCGTCGCAGCAGCGCTCGCCGCCTCCGCAGCGCTCGGAATCTCGATCGCGACCGCAGCAGCACTGGTCACGGGGGCGGCCTTCCTTCCCACCGCGATCGTCGCCTTCGCCTCGCACAGTTCCGCCATCATGCTCATCGGCGGGCTCGCCATCCTCCCGCCGCGAGAGGCCAAGGTCCCGCAGGCCATCGAGATCGCCGTCCACGCGGCCATCGCTGCCGCCACCCTGTTCCTCACCTTCGGACCAGGTGGGGAGACGAGCCTGAGTTTCCTCGTCTTCGCGGTCCTCGCCGCCGGGTGTCTGCGCTTCCCGCTGCGCACGGCGATCTGGCAGTCGCTTCTCATCTGCATCGCCTCACTGCTGTTCACCCTCAGCACCGGTGGCGCGTTCGGTTTCGACATCACCGCATCCCGCACCTCCCCCGTGAACCTCGTGACCTTCATGAGCACGGTCGGCGTCTTCACCCTCCTCGTCTCCGTCGCCCGATACGAGAGCCGAGCGAACGCTGCTCTCGCCCTCAGCGCGGCTGAGGAGAGGGGCGAGGCCGAGCGCGCCCGCGCGGCGGCCCTCGCCACACAGCTCGATCTGCAGCGGCAGCGCGAAGACTTCGCGACCACCACCAGCCACGAGTTGCGCACCCCTTTGACGAACATCGTCGGCTACACCGACCTCCTGCTCGACACCGGTCTCGACGACCAGCAGCGCGGTTGGCTGGCAAAAGTGCGCCGCGGCGCCGATCGCCTCACCGCACTCGTCGACGGCCTCATCGAAGCGCGCGCACCCGGCGCACCCGACGCGGTCGCGGTCGACTCGCTGATCAGCCGGATCCGCGCCGCACACGCCGGCGAAGCCGCCGCGCGTCACGCGTCGATTTTCGCGGCGCCGAGTGGGCTCATCGCTCGCGCCCACGAGGCCGACGCGGAGCGCGCCCTGTCGAGCCTCGTCTCGAACGCGGTCACCTTCGCGGAGAATGGGGCCGTCATCATCACCGCCGCCCGCATCGACGACGACATCTGGATCACGGTGATCGATGACGGTCCCGGGATGACCGCCTCAACTCTCCGTCACGCGTTCGATCGGTTCTACCGCGGCCCCGAGGCAGCAGGGCGCGAGTCGGGAGGACTCGGACTCGGACTCGGCAGCGCCCGCGACCTCGCCCGCCGCAACGGCGGCGACGTCACTGTGTCATCCGACACCGGCCACGGCGTCTCCGCCGTCCTCCGGCTGCCCGCACTGACGAACGACGACACATGA
- a CDS encoding DUF4012 domain-containing protein yields the protein MPETFLPPAARTVGRVVVWVLGLSLLLLVFAIGWIGVRGYLAYDHLSTAQRQAPAIARDIGNIAAASDAIDELARETSAARELTSDPIWQGAEGVPWVGPQLAAIADVAAAVDDVASGTARPLASVADGFGTEAFVPVDGRIDTSVFSALAEPASRAAVVAASARDDVASIDRAPLVAPIAKAVDQLDGLLDQVASGTDALARASQLLPSMLGADGPRTHMLLVQNNAEWRSLGGIVGSMTPLQADKGAITLGDQIQARAIDSYPDSVGDLGDYAAIYNAKPGRFLQNITQVPDFRLTAQLAREFAARNDVKIDGVISMDPVALSYLLDATGPIELPTGDTLTSANAAEFLLNGVYLRYPEADQQDVVFAAAASGVFAALTRGDVNPGKLVEALARAGTEHRLYLWSAKEADEAVLAGTTLAGAPPEGDSDTARFGVYFNDGTGSKMDYYISPEVTLGWSGCGSGSTPRTLSLKITLTSTAPADAATALPDYITGGGTYGVPEGTARTVGEVYLPEGFQATTSFTSTGRGFGGGMVGDRQVLSYSLDLKPGESQTVSIDVVADTDIRSAEAWVTPTADAAVSPVVRASCESSGSGATLN from the coding sequence ATGCCCGAGACTTTCCTCCCTCCCGCCGCTCGCACGGTCGGCCGTGTCGTCGTGTGGGTCCTCGGCCTCTCACTGCTGCTGCTGGTCTTCGCGATCGGATGGATCGGCGTGCGCGGCTATCTCGCCTACGACCATCTGTCGACGGCTCAGCGGCAGGCTCCCGCGATCGCCCGCGACATCGGCAACATCGCCGCGGCCAGCGACGCGATCGACGAGCTCGCTCGCGAGACGTCCGCCGCGCGCGAGCTGACCTCCGACCCCATCTGGCAGGGCGCCGAGGGCGTGCCGTGGGTGGGGCCGCAACTCGCTGCCATCGCCGACGTCGCCGCGGCCGTCGACGACGTCGCGTCCGGCACCGCCCGCCCCCTCGCCTCGGTGGCCGACGGGTTCGGCACCGAAGCCTTCGTGCCCGTCGACGGACGCATCGACACGTCGGTCTTCTCGGCCCTCGCTGAGCCCGCCTCACGCGCGGCCGTGGTCGCGGCATCCGCTCGCGACGACGTCGCCTCGATCGACCGGGCGCCCCTCGTCGCACCGATCGCGAAAGCCGTCGACCAGCTCGACGGGCTCCTCGACCAGGTCGCGTCCGGGACGGACGCCCTCGCCCGTGCGAGTCAGCTGCTCCCGTCGATGCTCGGGGCCGACGGTCCGCGCACTCACATGCTGCTCGTGCAGAACAACGCCGAATGGCGGAGCCTCGGCGGAATCGTCGGCTCGATGACCCCGCTGCAAGCGGATAAGGGGGCGATCACCCTCGGTGATCAGATCCAAGCCCGCGCGATCGATTCCTACCCCGACTCCGTGGGCGACCTCGGCGACTACGCGGCGATCTACAACGCCAAGCCCGGTCGGTTCTTGCAGAACATCACCCAGGTCCCCGACTTCAGGTTGACGGCCCAACTGGCGCGCGAGTTCGCTGCGCGCAATGACGTCAAGATCGACGGCGTCATCTCCATGGACCCCGTCGCGCTGTCCTATCTGCTCGATGCGACGGGCCCCATCGAACTACCGACGGGCGACACGCTGACCAGCGCCAATGCCGCCGAGTTCCTTCTCAACGGCGTGTACCTCCGCTACCCCGAGGCCGACCAGCAGGACGTCGTCTTCGCCGCCGCGGCGAGCGGCGTCTTCGCCGCTCTGACGCGAGGCGACGTGAACCCCGGAAAGCTCGTCGAGGCACTGGCCCGCGCAGGCACCGAACACCGCCTCTACCTCTGGAGCGCGAAAGAAGCCGACGAAGCGGTACTCGCCGGCACCACGTTGGCGGGCGCTCCTCCGGAAGGCGACTCCGACACGGCACGATTCGGGGTCTACTTCAACGACGGCACGGGTTCCAAGATGGACTACTACATCTCCCCCGAGGTGACGCTCGGGTGGTCCGGCTGCGGTTCCGGTTCGACCCCGCGCACCCTGTCTCTGAAGATCACCCTGACCAGCACGGCTCCCGCAGACGCGGCGACCGCCCTGCCGGACTACATCACGGGCGGCGGCACGTACGGAGTGCCCGAGGGGACCGCGCGAACCGTGGGCGAGGTCTATCTGCCGGAGGGCTTCCAGGCCACGACGTCGTTCACCTCAACCGGTCGAGGCTTCGGCGGCGGGATGGTCGGGGACCGACAGGTCCTCTCCTACTCCCTCGATCTGAAGCCCGGCGAGTCGCAGACGGTGTCCATCGACGTCGTCGCCGACACCGACATCCGCTCGGCCGAGGCCTGGGTGACACCCACCGCGGACGCCGCAGTGTCGCCCGTCGTCCGCGCCTCTTGCGAGTCGAGCGGGTCGGGCGCCACCCTCAACTGA
- a CDS encoding cell wall protein, giving the protein MRRSPRALLTVLLLTAMAFGAPAAANASTLYPPVDACSSDAAGAGPGDTITFSCDSNTFGANETVTVTVTGENGAGATFAMVRMATSTASARFQSDAEGMLPPVRITLPSDARGVYNIAAVSATSAGGTSSAVIDTSDSSDPLVRAGFDGNQLMGLWIGAGALLAAGAVILVAASVRRHRDRTDD; this is encoded by the coding sequence ATGCGCCGTTCCCCCCGCGCCCTCCTCACCGTCCTCCTCCTGACAGCGATGGCATTCGGCGCGCCCGCAGCCGCGAACGCGTCGACGCTCTACCCGCCCGTAGACGCCTGTTCATCGGATGCCGCGGGCGCAGGCCCGGGCGACACCATCACCTTCTCGTGCGACTCGAACACGTTCGGCGCCAACGAGACGGTCACGGTCACGGTCACGGGCGAGAACGGCGCCGGAGCGACGTTCGCCATGGTGCGCATGGCCACCTCGACGGCGAGCGCGCGGTTCCAGTCCGATGCCGAGGGCATGCTGCCGCCGGTGCGGATCACCCTGCCCTCCGACGCCCGCGGCGTCTACAACATCGCCGCCGTCTCAGCGACCTCTGCCGGCGGCACCTCGAGCGCCGTGATCGACACGAGCGACAGCAGCGACCCGCTCGTGCGAGCCGGGTTCGACGGCAACCAGCTGATGGGCCTCTGGATCGGCGCGGGGGCACTTCTCGCCGCCGGCGCCGTCATCCTCGTCGCGGCGAGTGTGCGACGCCACCGCGACCGCACCGACGACTGA
- a CDS encoding response regulator, which translates to MSDSMSMQKTAVIVEDDPDIRHLIVEVLEAAGFSTVSVGNGIDGVRAVLSYQPLITTLDVNMPGIDGFEAARRIRAQSDTYIIMITGLEEEADVVLGLGAGADEYVVKPFRPRELRARVESLLRRPRATGTTMAAAPRQDAAGPSFPGARPAAAPQYDAAPTSPVFDERIMSPVYPEQQQAAPGSAVVVPQHGGQQYGGQQYGGQPQHAGQPQGVPPQGAHPGNAVAPASATPPVGGAGWAIHRDLAVHAEHRVVLVAGRELTLTRTEFDLLSTLMESKRRVRSKADLTLVLRGESYVTSYFVGEADKRAIEAHMTNLRRKLGDNPNNPRYIETVRGVGYRLTSEAVASA; encoded by the coding sequence ATGAGCGATTCGATGTCGATGCAGAAGACAGCGGTCATCGTCGAGGACGATCCCGACATCCGCCACCTCATCGTCGAGGTGCTCGAGGCCGCAGGCTTTTCGACGGTCTCCGTCGGCAACGGAATCGACGGTGTCCGCGCCGTCCTGTCGTACCAGCCGCTCATCACGACGCTCGACGTCAACATGCCCGGAATCGACGGGTTCGAAGCGGCCCGCCGCATCCGTGCGCAGAGCGACACCTACATCATCATGATCACCGGACTCGAAGAAGAGGCCGATGTCGTCCTCGGTCTCGGTGCGGGCGCCGACGAGTACGTCGTGAAGCCCTTCCGTCCACGTGAGCTGCGCGCCCGCGTCGAGTCCTTGCTGCGCCGACCGCGCGCGACCGGGACGACCATGGCCGCCGCGCCACGACAGGATGCCGCCGGCCCGTCGTTCCCCGGTGCTCGCCCCGCCGCGGCACCGCAGTACGACGCCGCCCCGACATCGCCCGTGTTCGACGAGCGCATCATGTCTCCCGTCTACCCCGAGCAGCAGCAGGCCGCCCCGGGATCCGCGGTCGTCGTCCCGCAGCACGGCGGACAGCAGTACGGCGGCCAGCAGTACGGCGGCCAGCCGCAGCACGCCGGTCAGCCGCAGGGTGTTCCGCCGCAGGGCGCGCACCCGGGTAATGCGGTGGCCCCGGCATCCGCCACCCCGCCCGTGGGCGGCGCGGGCTGGGCGATCCACCGCGATCTGGCCGTGCACGCCGAGCACCGTGTGGTGCTGGTCGCCGGTCGCGAGCTGACCCTCACGCGGACCGAGTTCGACCTGCTGTCGACGCTGATGGAGTCGAAGCGACGCGTCCGCAGCAAGGCCGACCTGACGCTGGTGCTGCGGGGCGAGTCCTACGTCACGAGCTACTTCGTGGGCGAGGCCGACAAGCGCGCGATCGAGGCGCACATGACGAACCTCCGCCGCAAGCTCGGCGACAACCCGAACAACCCCCGCTACATCGAGACGGTCCGCGGCGTCGGTTACCGCCTGACCAGCGAGGCCGTCGCGAGCGCCTGA
- a CDS encoding endonuclease/exonuclease/phosphatase family protein: MITVVSYNLRKHAAAGELVELARRYDIDVLCLQEVDTTDMPERIGGLVLADATRSNRLGLAIYYRENGFRAGASRTFSLKKSLHDIVLKPADERMLGLNLRDIDSGTDFIVASFHAAPLTALNSLRRHQIRAALRELSTLGKGAPILMVGDFNYPVFKENLGQVIRESGYELSLSDSRTYTRYKFFKGYYDFATSSGFEIEQVRTLPQGASDHLPIMVTAKPIQRKASDVA; this comes from the coding sequence ATGATCACCGTCGTTTCGTACAACCTGCGAAAGCACGCCGCAGCGGGCGAACTCGTCGAGCTGGCGCGCCGCTACGACATCGATGTGCTGTGCCTGCAAGAAGTGGACACGACCGACATGCCCGAGCGCATCGGTGGTCTCGTGCTCGCCGATGCGACGCGGTCGAACCGGCTGGGCCTGGCGATCTACTACCGCGAGAACGGATTCCGCGCCGGCGCCAGCCGCACCTTCTCGCTGAAGAAGTCATTGCACGACATCGTCCTGAAGCCGGCGGACGAGCGGATGCTGGGGCTCAACCTGCGCGACATCGATTCGGGCACCGACTTCATCGTCGCCTCGTTCCACGCTGCTCCCCTGACGGCGCTCAACTCGCTGCGGCGGCATCAGATCCGCGCCGCGCTTCGCGAGCTCTCGACGCTCGGCAAGGGGGCACCGATCCTCATGGTCGGCGACTTCAACTACCCCGTCTTCAAGGAGAACCTGGGGCAGGTGATCCGCGAGAGCGGGTACGAGCTGAGCCTGAGCGACTCGCGCACCTACACGCGCTACAAGTTCTTCAAGGGCTACTACGACTTCGCGACGTCGAGCGGGTTCGAGATCGAGCAGGTGCGGACGCTGCCGCAGGGCGCGAGCGACCATCTGCCGATCATGGTGACCGCGAAGCCCATCCAGCGGAAGGCGTCGGACGTCGCCTGA